CGGCCCTGAGATAGACCTCGCTCCGGTCGTGGTCCAGTACCACCACTCCGGAGCCGGTGTTCGGGTCGTAGATCTTGACCACGCCTTGCATGGGGCGGCATTCTACCCGGCGGCACCGGAGGGTCCGGAACGTGTGGAATGAGCCCTCCTTGCCGTATTCTTGGCCGGCATGGTGCCCACGCCCGACCAGCTCTCCCCAGGAGTACCCGCCAGGAGCCTCGCCTACCTGCACGCCGTCGACGTGGGCCGCGTCAAGTGGATCAGGGGCAAGCGGGCCGCCGCGCTGAAGAACTCGGGCATACGATCGGTCACCGACCTGCTCCTGCATGCGCCGCGCCGCCACATCGACCGATCCCGCCGGCTGGCCATCGACGAGTTGGCGGTCGGCCAGGAAGCCACTGTCATCGGGAGGGTGGAACGGGTCGTGGTGCGGCGGCCCCGCCCGCGGATGGCCATCGTGGAGGCCACCGTCACCGACGGTCACGGGTCGATCAAGGCGGTGTGGTTCAACCAGGAATACCAGGCCCGGCGCCTGGACCGCGGGATCGAGGTAGCGCTGTCGGGAAGGATCGACCGCTACCGCGGCCGGTTGCAGATCAACTCGCCGGCGGTGGACGTGCTGGACTCCGGGCCCGACAACCTGGCGGTGGGGCGGGTGGTACCGGTCTACCGGACCGTCGGCTCGATCGGTACAGGAGTCCTCCGGCTGGCCGTTCACAATGCTCTGCTACGTTCCCGGCCGATTCTCGATCCGCTACCGGCTGACGTCATCGAGCGTCATGATCTCCTTCCCCGGGAGGAGGCGATCAATTCCATCCACTTCCCGGAGTCGCTGGCAGAGGTGGGCGCTGCCCGGCGCCGGCTGGTGTTCGACGAGTTCTTCCGGCATGAGGTGGCGCTGGCGATGACGAGGAAGCGCAAGGAGAGCGACTCGGTCGGCATAGCGCACCGGCTTCACCCGGAGCCCGATCTGGTGGAGCGTTTCATCGATGGCCTGCCGTTCCGGCCCACGGGCGCCCAGCGGCGGGTGATCGACGAGATCGGTGCGGACATGGCGGCGCCGGTGCCGATGCACCGGCTGCTCCACGGCGAAGTCGGTTCGGGCAAGACCGTCGTGGCGGTCGCGGCGTTGCTGGTGGGTGTCCAGAGCGGGTACCAGGCGGCCATCATGGCGCCCACCGAGGTGCTGGCCGAGCAGCACTACGAGGGTGTCACCCGGCTCCTCTCCGAGGCGCGCATGGCCCCGCGCTTCTCCGGTCCGCGGTCCCTCTTCGACCCCGCCCACGACGATCCGGACCGTCCCCGGATCCGGGTGGCGCTTCTGACCGGAAGTCGCGCCGATGCCAACGTACGGGAGCGGCCAGGCCGCGCCGGTCTGCTCGCGGGCATAGCGGCCGGGGAGGTCGACGTCGTGATCGGCACCCACGCCTTGATCCAGGAGGGGGTGCGTTTCGCGAGGCTGGGTGCGGCCGTGGTGGACGAGCAGCACAGGTTCGGGGTTCACCAACGGGTGAAGCTCAAGGAGAAGGCGCAGGGGGCTGATCCCGATCTGCTGATCATGACCGCCACCCCCATTCCCCGGACGCTGTCGATGACCCTGTACGGCGCTCTCGACGTCTCGGCGCTGGACGAGATGCCGGCGGGTCGCAAGCGGATCAAGACGTGGGCCGTTTCCGCGACGGGCGAGGAACTGGAGAGGGCGCACCAGGCCATCCGGGACGAGGTGGAGAAGGGGCGCCAGGCCTTCGTGGTCTGCCCGCTCGTGGAGGATTCCGACCGGGTGGAGGCCGCGTCGGCGATCGCCGAGCACCGGCGGCTGGGCCGGGTGTTCCCGGACCTCCGCCTGGGCCTGCTCCACGGCCAGATGCGGTCCGAGGAGAAGCGGAGCGTGATGGACGGGTTCCGGTCCGGGGACCTGGACGTGCTCGTCTCGACGACCGTGATCGAGGTCGGCGTGGACGTGCCCAACGCGACCATCATGGTGATCAGGGACGCGGACCGGTTCGGTCTGAGCCAGCTCCACCAGCTGCGGGGTCGGGTGGGGCGAGGCGCCCAACCGGCCCAGTGCGTGTTGCTGGCCGATCCCACCACGAAGGAGGGAGCGGCGCGCATCAGTGCGATGGAGCGCATGTCGGACGGCTACCGGCTTGCCGAGGAGGACCTCAGGATCCGCGGCCACGGTACCGTGTTCGGGGCCCGGCAGTCGGGCTTCTCGGACCTGCGGATCGCCGACATCCTGGCCGACGTCGCGGAGTTGTCGGCGGCGCGAAAGGAGGCGTTCGACCTGGTGAAGGCGGATCCGGGGCTGGAAGGGTATCCCGATGTCCGGGAGGAGGTGAGGGTGCTCCTGGGGGACGAGGTGGAATGGCTGTTCAAGTCGTGAGCTCGCTCCGGCCATGAGGATCATCGCCGGTGTCGCGAAAGGAAGGATCCTCAAGGCGCCTTCCGGCTCGGGTACCCGTCCGATGACCGGACGCGCCCGCGAGGCTGTCTTCTCGTCCATCGCCTCCGCCATCCCCGGTGCCGATGTGCTCGACCTGTACGCCGGGACCGGTTCCCTGGGGCTGGAGGCACTCAGCCGGGGCGCGGCCACAGCGGTGTTCGTGGAGCGGGATCGAGCTGCCCTGCGGGCCCTGCGGACCAACATCGGAGCGCTGGGACTCGGGGGCGAGGTGGTGGCCGGAAGGGTTGGCGACTATCTCACCTCGGCGGCCGCCCGCCATCCGAACGGTCCGCCCGCCCGGTTCACGCTGGTGTTCGTGGATCCTCCCTACGAGCTTCCGATCACACGCGTGGAGGAGCAACTCGCCGCAGCGGCGCGGCTGCTTCGTGACCGGGGATCATTGGTACTCCATCGGCGGCTGGGCGAGCGCCCGCCCCAAACGGTGGGACTCCGGCTGGCCCGGACGCGTACCTACGGAACCGCCCGGATTTGGCGCTATCAACAGGTCCGGCCGGTTTCCGGTTAGATTTACCCCCGAAACCGCGAGAAACGGCGAGGTGATGAGGGTGGCAAAGGCGGTCTGCCCCGGTAGCTTCGATCCGCCCACCAACGGCCACATGGACGTGATCCGGCGAAGCCTGTCCCTGTTCGATACGGTGTTGGTGGCGGTCATCCGCAACCTGTCCAAGAGACCCATGTTCTCGTCCGAGGAACGGGTGGAGATGCTCCGCGACCTGCTTGCCGCGGAGCCCAGAGTTGAGGTGGTCGCGTTTGACGGCTTGCTGGTCGACCTTGCCAAGGCCCGAGGGGTGAACGTGATCGTCAAAGGACTCCGGGCCGTTTCGGACTTCGACTACGAGCTCCAGATGGCCCAGATGAACCACGGGCTGTCGGGCATCGATACGGTGTTCATCCCCACCAGCCCGGAACACGCCTACCTCTCCTCCTCGTTGGTGAAAGAAGTTGGGAGCCTGGGCGGTTCGGTATCCGGCCTGGTTCCCGGACGCGTAGCAGAGCTGATGAAAGAACGGTGGTCAGAATGATCGGTGATCATGAGCCCGAGGTGGGCACGCAAGAGGTGGCCGCCCCCACTTCGCCCCCCGCCACGGTGGGAGAGTTGAACGACCTGATCTCGGAGATGGTGATGGCGATGTCCGAAGCCAAGGCCATTCCCGGATCGGGCAAGGTTCTGATAGATCGGGAGCAGATGCTCACCGTTCTCGGGCTCCTGGCGGATCGGCTGCCGGATGAGATGCGGCAGGCCCGATGGATGGTGCGGGAGCGGGATACCTTCATCGCCCGTACCAACGAGAAGGCCCGGGAGGTCATCGAGCGATCTCGCCAGCGGGCCAAGGAAATGGTGTCGAACACCAACATCATCGCTGAGGCCACCGAGGAGGCCAACATCCTGGTCCGCCGCGCCGAGGACACGTCCCATCGGATCCGGCTGGAGGCGGAGGACTACGCGGAGGATCGTCTGTCCCGGCTCGAGGACGTGCTGATGAGAGTGCTCGACCAGGTGCGCTCCATGCGGTCCGAACTCCACCAGACCCGCTCGATCGGGTAGGAGTCCCTTCACCGGGACAGCTTTCCGATGAAGCCTGTGAACACCTTCGTGGTCAACGTCTCCGGTCTGGTCAACCGCCCCGGATCCACCCGGCAGGTCACCCTTACCGGGCAGGTGGAGCCGGTGCTGGACCAGGTCGAGGATTGCGGTCCGGTCACGGCGGACCTGCGTCTCGAGGCGATGGCGGGCGGGGTATGGGTGCGCGGCGCTGCCAGGGCGGAGATGGTGCTCCGTTGCAACCGGTGCCTGGACCCGGTCGGCTTCGATGCCGAGGCTCCGGTACGGCAGGCCTACGGTGAGGAAGCCCGCGACGACATGCCGGCGATCGGCCAGGAGGGAGACATCGACCTTTCCGGCGTCCTCCACGATGAGCTGTGCCTGTCGGTGCCGCTGGTACCGCTATGCTCTGAGTCCTGCCGGGGCCTTTGTCCGGTATGCGGCGTCGATCTGAACGAGGGTTCCTGCCAGGGGCACTCCGAGTCTCGGGATTCTCCGTTCGCCACGCTGGAAGCCCTGCTGGAGGTCCCGCTCGAGACGGCGTGATCGGTAGAGGGGCGGATGCTCCCGCAAGTGATCCGAGAGGTGTGTGATGGCAGTACCAAAGAAGAGAATGTCGCGCTCGCGGACCCGCCGCCGGAAGGCGGAGGCTATGAGGATGCGCCCGGTTCGCACCGTCACCTGCGGACGGTGCGGGAACCCGAAACTGCCGCACCGCGCCTGCACCGGTCCGGGGGGTTGCGGGACCTATCGCGATCGAACGGTGGTGGAAACCTACAGCTGAATCCGGCACGGCTGGCGCCGATAGTCCTGGGCGGCGGAAGACCCTCTTGGCACGGATAGCTCTTGACGTCATGGGAACGGATCGCGGCCCTGCCGAGATCGTGGCCGGAGCGATCATGGCCGCCGGCGCGGGAAACGAACTGGTGCTGGTGGGGGACAGGGAGGTCATCGAGCCCGAGTTGACGGCGACCGGTGCCGACCTCGATGTGGTCCACGCGCCGGATGTGGTGGGGATGGGGGAGGATCCGGCCAGGGCGGTGCGGGACAAGCCGCGCTCCTCGATCATGGTGGCTGCCCGATTGGTGGCTTCCGGGGACGCCGACGCCCTGGTGTCGGCCGGATCGACCGGGGCGGCCATGACCGCGGCTTCCATCGTCATCGGGCGTCTCGAAGGCATCCAGCGTCCTGCCATCGCCACACCGATCCCTCGCGCGACCGGGATCCCGACCCTGGTACTCGACGCGGGGGCGAACCTGGAGGTGAAGCCCGCTCATCTGGTCCGGTTCGCGGTGATGGGCGCGCTGGTGGCCGAGATCGTCTACGGGATCGACCGGCCTCGGGTGGGCTTGCTCAATATCGGGGAGGAGCCTTCCAAGGGTCGTGAGGTGGAGCGATCCGCCTTCGGCCTGTTGGAGGAGGCCCCGGTGAACTTCGTGGGCAACATCGAGGGAGGGGACATTCCGGGCGACGTCGCCGACGTGGTGGTCACCGACGGCTTCACCGGCAACGTGGTGCTGAAGACGATGGAAGGGACGGCCGGGCTGGTCCTCGCGCTGGTCAGCGATGCCTTCGGGCGTCGCCCGGGCGGCATTCCCGGAGAGATGTTGAGGGTCGTCGAAGAGGTCCGGATGCTGATCGATCCCGAGTTGTGCGCCGGCGGGGCCTATCTCCTCGGGACCAGGTCCGGCGTGGTGATCGGCCATGGGTCATCGTCACGAAACGCCGTCTTCAACGCCGTCGGGCTGGCGGCCGAAGGTGTCAAGGGCGGTCTGTCCGAACGGATGGAGCGGGGGCTGGCCCGCTCGTGACCGGAAGCGGAGGCCTCGAGTCGGCCCTCGGGTACCGCTTCCGCGATCCAGGCCATCTGGACCAGGCCCTGCGTCACCGGTCATGGGTGGCCGAGACCGGCGAGGGGCCTTCCAACGAGCGACTGGAGTTCCTGGGCGACACCATCCTGCAGCTGGTGGTGACCGACTTCATCTTCCACGAATACGCATGCCTGTCAGAGGGGCAGATGGCCAAGCTCCGGGCATCGGTGGTCAACCGGGACGTGCTTCACCGGATGGCCGACGGCTTGGGACTGGGCCGGTTCCTCGCTCTCGACAAGGGCGAGGAGGCAACCGGTGGCCGGAGCAAGCCCTCCATCCTGGCCGATGCGATGGAGGCTGTCATCGGCGCCGTGTATCTCGATGGCGGACTGGACGTGGCCCGTGATCTGGTCATGCGTATCTGGGAGGAGCGCATCACGACCGAAGCGGAATCACCGGGTAGGAGTGATTACAAGAGCCGTCTCAACGTGGAGCTGGGTAGTGCCGCGCACGAGGTGCGGTACACCGTCATAGGCGCCGGACCCGACCACGAGAGGCTGTTCACCGCCCGGGTCTCGGTCGGGGACGACCAGTTGGGGTCGGGATCCGGCCGGTCCAAGCGAGAGGCCGAGCAGTCGGCCGCTCGCCAGGCCCTGAGCAAACTGCGCCACGAGGGTGCCTGAACTTCCCGAGGTCGAGACCACCCGTCGCGGGCTCGTGCCGGTCCTGGCCAGGCGCACTGTCGTGGCGGTGGAGGCTCTCCATCCCCGGATGCTGCGGCGCCAACCGGATCCGGTGGACTTCGTGCCCAGGTTGTCGGGCCAGGTGGTGGGTGAGCTGCGCCGCAAGGGCAAGTTCCTGCTCATCGAGGTGGGGGAGGGCCTCACCTGGGTCTTTCACCTGGGCATGTCGGGCCGGATGTCGGTCACCGCTCGCGAGGCACCCCGGCACCCTCACACGCGGGTGGTGGTGCGGACGGATGCCGGCCAGGAGGTCAGGATGGTCGACCCGCGTACCTTCGGCTTCACCGCCGCGCTCACCGCGGACGAGTTGGCCGCGTCGAGCATCGCCCGTCTCGGGCCCGACGCCCTGACCGCGCTCCCCTCGGCCCGCGAGTTGGCATCGGGGGCGGCGGGCCGTCGCGTGGCCACCAAGACCTTGCTCCTGGACCAGCGCTACCTGGCCGGACTGGGCAACATCTACGCCGACGAGGTGTTGTTCGCGGCCGCCATCGCCGGCGATCGTCCGGCCGGCTCGCTCAGCCTGGCCGAGGTGGGCGCCATACGCACTGCCATCGGGCGGGTGCTGGCGGATGGTCTCGAGCACGGGGGGACATCCCTCGACGACCTCGCCTACCTGCTTCCGGACGGAAGGGCCGGGCGGCACCTCGAGTATCTGTCGGTGTACGGGCGGGAAGGCAAGCCATGCCGGCGCTGTGGCGCCCCGATAGTGAAAGCAAGGATCAACGGCCGGTCCTCGCACCGATGCCCGGCCTGCCAGGCCTGACAACCCGCCACGCGGAGAACCCGCGGCTCTGGTGATGTAGCTGGAACCACAGATTCCCGGAGAACACGGCTAGACTCGCCGGGCCGGAATCACATGGATGTGACTTGCGTCTCAAATCGATAAGGCTGCTCGGTTTCAAGTCGTTCGCCGACCGGACCCTCATGGAGTTCGGGACCGGCGTTTCGGTGGTGGTCGGACCCAACGGGACCGGCAAGTCGAACATCGTGGACGCGGTGTCTTGGGTGCTGGGCACCCAGTTCACCAGGGCGCTGCGCGCCGACCAGATGGACGACGTGGTGTTCGCGGGCACGGCGGACCGACCTGCCCACTCGCGTGCCGAAGTCACGCTGGTGATGGACAACTCCGACCGGTCCGTGCCCCTGAACCTCGACGAGGTCGCCGTCACCCGCCGGCTGTTCAAGGGAGGCACGTCGGAGTACGAGATAAACGGAGCCCCCTGCCGCCTGCTCGACATCCAGGAACTGCTCTCGGATAGCGGGTTGGGTAGGCGCCAGCACCTGATCGTGGGCCAGGGCAGACTTGACACCGTCCTGGGAGGCAGCCCGGCACAGCGGAGGGAGATCATCGAGGATGCGGCCGG
This is a stretch of genomic DNA from bacterium. It encodes these proteins:
- a CDS encoding DUF177 domain-containing protein, with amino-acid sequence MKPVNTFVVNVSGLVNRPGSTRQVTLTGQVEPVLDQVEDCGPVTADLRLEAMAGGVWVRGAARAEMVLRCNRCLDPVGFDAEAPVRQAYGEEARDDMPAIGQEGDIDLSGVLHDELCLSVPLVPLCSESCRGLCPVCGVDLNEGSCQGHSESRDSPFATLEALLEVPLETA
- the coaD gene encoding pantetheine-phosphate adenylyltransferase — translated: MAKAVCPGSFDPPTNGHMDVIRRSLSLFDTVLVAVIRNLSKRPMFSSEERVEMLRDLLAAEPRVEVVAFDGLLVDLAKARGVNVIVKGLRAVSDFDYELQMAQMNHGLSGIDTVFIPTSPEHAYLSSSLVKEVGSLGGSVSGLVPGRVAELMKERWSE
- the mutM gene encoding bifunctional DNA-formamidopyrimidine glycosylase/DNA-(apurinic or apyrimidinic site) lyase; amino-acid sequence: MPELPEVETTRRGLVPVLARRTVVAVEALHPRMLRRQPDPVDFVPRLSGQVVGELRRKGKFLLIEVGEGLTWVFHLGMSGRMSVTAREAPRHPHTRVVVRTDAGQEVRMVDPRTFGFTAALTADELAASSIARLGPDALTALPSARELASGAAGRRVATKTLLLDQRYLAGLGNIYADEVLFAAAIAGDRPAGSLSLAEVGAIRTAIGRVLADGLEHGGTSLDDLAYLLPDGRAGRHLEYLSVYGREGKPCRRCGAPIVKARINGRSSHRCPACQA
- the plsX gene encoding phosphate acyltransferase PlsX, translated to MARIALDVMGTDRGPAEIVAGAIMAAGAGNELVLVGDREVIEPELTATGADLDVVHAPDVVGMGEDPARAVRDKPRSSIMVAARLVASGDADALVSAGSTGAAMTAASIVIGRLEGIQRPAIATPIPRATGIPTLVLDAGANLEVKPAHLVRFAVMGALVAEIVYGIDRPRVGLLNIGEEPSKGREVERSAFGLLEEAPVNFVGNIEGGDIPGDVADVVVTDGFTGNVVLKTMEGTAGLVLALVSDAFGRRPGGIPGEMLRVVEEVRMLIDPELCAGGAYLLGTRSGVVIGHGSSSRNAVFNAVGLAAEGVKGGLSERMERGLARS
- the rsmD gene encoding 16S rRNA (guanine(966)-N(2))-methyltransferase RsmD, which translates into the protein MRIIAGVAKGRILKAPSGSGTRPMTGRAREAVFSSIASAIPGADVLDLYAGTGSLGLEALSRGAATAVFVERDRAALRALRTNIGALGLGGEVVAGRVGDYLTSAAARHPNGPPARFTLVFVDPPYELPITRVEEQLAAAARLLRDRGSLVLHRRLGERPPQTVGLRLARTRTYGTARIWRYQQVRPVSG
- the recG gene encoding ATP-dependent DNA helicase RecG → MVPTPDQLSPGVPARSLAYLHAVDVGRVKWIRGKRAAALKNSGIRSVTDLLLHAPRRHIDRSRRLAIDELAVGQEATVIGRVERVVVRRPRPRMAIVEATVTDGHGSIKAVWFNQEYQARRLDRGIEVALSGRIDRYRGRLQINSPAVDVLDSGPDNLAVGRVVPVYRTVGSIGTGVLRLAVHNALLRSRPILDPLPADVIERHDLLPREEAINSIHFPESLAEVGAARRRLVFDEFFRHEVALAMTRKRKESDSVGIAHRLHPEPDLVERFIDGLPFRPTGAQRRVIDEIGADMAAPVPMHRLLHGEVGSGKTVVAVAALLVGVQSGYQAAIMAPTEVLAEQHYEGVTRLLSEARMAPRFSGPRSLFDPAHDDPDRPRIRVALLTGSRADANVRERPGRAGLLAGIAAGEVDVVIGTHALIQEGVRFARLGAAVVDEQHRFGVHQRVKLKEKAQGADPDLLIMTATPIPRTLSMTLYGALDVSALDEMPAGRKRIKTWAVSATGEELERAHQAIRDEVEKGRQAFVVCPLVEDSDRVEAASAIAEHRRLGRVFPDLRLGLLHGQMRSEEKRSVMDGFRSGDLDVLVSTTVIEVGVDVPNATIMVIRDADRFGLSQLHQLRGRVGRGAQPAQCVLLADPTTKEGAARISAMERMSDGYRLAEEDLRIRGHGTVFGARQSGFSDLRIADILADVAELSAARKEAFDLVKADPGLEGYPDVREEVRVLLGDEVEWLFKS
- the rpmF gene encoding 50S ribosomal protein L32: MAVPKKRMSRSRTRRRKAEAMRMRPVRTVTCGRCGNPKLPHRACTGPGGCGTYRDRTVVETYS
- the rnc gene encoding ribonuclease III, whose protein sequence is MTGSGGLESALGYRFRDPGHLDQALRHRSWVAETGEGPSNERLEFLGDTILQLVVTDFIFHEYACLSEGQMAKLRASVVNRDVLHRMADGLGLGRFLALDKGEEATGGRSKPSILADAMEAVIGAVYLDGGLDVARDLVMRIWEERITTEAESPGRSDYKSRLNVELGSAAHEVRYTVIGAGPDHERLFTARVSVGDDQLGSGSGRSKREAEQSAARQALSKLRHEGA